Proteins from one Eriocheir sinensis breed Jianghai 21 chromosome 27, ASM2467909v1, whole genome shotgun sequence genomic window:
- the LOC127004043 gene encoding acyl-CoA dehydrogenase family member 11-like — MVKLFLFSPISGLYSCPLAMTDGAAKTAVMIKSPSLQDAYQHLTSRDPQQFWTSGQWMTEKRGGSDVAGSTETVAVEQLDGSHKLFGYKWFSSATDSDMSLTLANIISEDQPEPKPRGLTMFYLETRKEDGKLNGIEIVKLKNKLGTRQLPTAELLLDGTVAHQVSAEGRGIASIANMLTITRMHNSISAAAVMRRILQLARDYSQRRSAFGQRVESHVLHQLTASRMEVITRGCEIFTLHLAGLLGKEEAGVASSEESLVLRTLTPIMKLFTAKKAMEIVSEGLECFGGQGYIEDTGLPSHLRDAQVLPIWEGTTNIMSLDFLRAVTKSNGEALTVLHEDIHGRLEQARQSKGPSDLEDSCHKVMQVLGSLTKFLQNHPHLVQVAARDIANTIAHIYIGSLLIDHAAWEKSASSLQAAKMWCQQPLDFLAPDQYMVDNSTLAMEGYNGSEVYGPMF, encoded by the exons ATGGTGAAGctgttcctcttctcccctatTTCGGGCCTCTACTCCTGTCCCTTGGCAATGACAGATGGAGCAGCAAAAACAGCAGTG ATGATAAAGTCTCCCAGCCTTCAAGATGCTTATCAGCATCTTACTTCACGTGACCCTCAACAATTTTGGACTTCAGGCCAGTGGATGACAGAGAAGAGAG GTGGCTCGGATGTGGCTGGCTCAACGGAGACAGTTGCAGTGGAACAACTTGATGGCTCACACAAGCTGTTTGGCTACAAGTGGTTCAGCTCTGCCACAGACTCTGATATGTCGCTCACCTTGGCAAATATCATCTCTGAGGATCAGCCTGAGCCA AAGCCTCGAGGACTGACAATGTTTTACTTAGAAACaagaaaggaggatggaaagcTGAATGGAATAGAGATTGTTAAGTTGAAGAATAAGTTAG GCACCCGACAACTGCCCACGGCAGAACTCCTGCTGGATGGCACCGTAGCCCACCAGGTGAGTGCCGAGGGCCGGGGCATCGCCTCCATCGCCAACATGCTGACCATCACCAGGATGCACAACTCAATTTCTGCGGCAGCAGTGATGAGAAG GATTTTGCAACTTGCTCGGGACTACAGTCAGCGCCGGTCAGCCTTTGGGCAAAGAGTGGAGTCTCATGTCCTGCACCAGTTGACAGCCTCCAGAATGGAGGTCATCACAAGAGGGTGTGAAATATTTACTCTACACCTGGCAGG ACTTttaggaaaagaggaagcagGTGTTGCTTCTTCCGAAGAGTCTTTAGTGCTTCGGACTTTGACCCCCATAATGAAGCTATTCACTGCCAAGAAGGCCATGGAGATAGTCTCTGAGGGTCTGGAGTGTTTTGGAGGACAAGGCTACATTGAGGACACTGGCTTGCCCTCACACCTGCGTGATGCTCAG GTTCTGCCAATTTGGGAAGGGACAACAAACATAATGTCCCTGGATTTCCTACGAGCTGTGACCAAAAGCAACGGTGAAGCCCTGACTGTCTTACATGAAGATATTCAtg GTCGTCTTGAGCAGGCAAGGCAAAGCAAAGGACCCAGCGATTTAGAAGACTCGTGCCATAAGGTGATGCAAGTCTTAGGCAGTCTCACAAAGTTCCTCCAGAATCACCCTCACCTTGTTCAGGTGGCTGCACGTGACATTGCCAACACTATTGCTCATATCTATATTG GTAGCCTTCTCATTGACCATGCAGCTTGGGAGAAGAGTGCCTCCAGTCTTCAGGCAGCCAAAATGTGGTGCCAACAACCTCTTGACTTCCTCGCACCAGATCAATACATGGTTGACAACAGCACACTAGCTATGGAAGGTTATAACGGTAGTGAAGTCTATGGTCCTATGTTTTAA